In one Buteo buteo chromosome 10, bButBut1.hap1.1, whole genome shotgun sequence genomic region, the following are encoded:
- the LOC142035433 gene encoding uncharacterized protein LOC142035433 isoform X2: MRLSPVRSLTMALCMLLLFPGALQLCIHTDCFVVSIEVLPENLKQPPVVAESVASEWSSTIGLRSPRGWTRLRMAVAPEGPKQPPAVADSMASEWTSTIGLRSPHGWTRFRMALAPEGLKQLPVGTESVASELYCPLRQLWDHLVQLDRTWQLCRAGQTLWLFHVVWIALGRWRNVKRPQGQGGGQTASTSVGTGRLGKRTVSSYELLCLMEVKIALLVRSLRRTHRLRLKELRRQYSSKVAREEANREFSSEWQPAEGSWAEGTSADCSLSC; this comes from the exons ATGAGGCTCAGTCCAGTTCGATCCCTCACCATGGCTCTCTGCATGTTGCTTCTGTTCCCTGGTGCCCTTCAGCTTTGCATCCACACTGACTGCTTCGTAGTCAGCATAGAAGTCCTTCCTGAAAACCTGAAGCAGCCACCCGTTGTCGCTGAGAGCGTGGCCTCTGAATGGAGCAGCACCATTGGCCTTCGCAGCCCCCGCGGCTGGACCAGGCTCAGGATGGCCGTCGCTCCTGAGGGCCCGAAGCAACCGCCCGCTGTCGCCGACAGCATGGCCTCCGAATGGACCAGCACCATTGGCCTTCGCAGCCCCCACGGCTGGACCAGGTTCAGGATGGCCCTCGCTCCTGAGGGCCTGAAGCAACTGCCCGTTGGCACAGAGAGCGTAGCCTCTGAGCTGTACTGCCCTCTGCGCCAGCTTTGGGACCACCTTGTCCAGCTCGACAGGACCTGGCAGCTTTGCAGGGCCGGGCAAACCCTGTGGCTGTTCCACGTGGTTTGGATTGCACTTGGCCGCTGGAGAAATGTGAAGAGACCCCAGGGACAG GGAGGTGGACAGACGGCCTCAACTTCCGTGGGGACAGGCCGCCTGGGAAAGCGCACCGTCTCCAGCTACGAATTGCTCTGCCTAATGGAGGTCAAAATCGCCTTGCTGGTCAGGAGCCTGAGGCGCACCCACCGCCTCCGCCTGAAAGAGCTCCGGCGCCAGTACTCCAGCAAGGTGGCACGAGAAGAAG CTAACAGGGAATTCTCTTCAGAGTGGCAGCCAGCCGAAGGCTCGTGGGCTGAGGGCACCTCCGCTGactgcagcctctcctgctAG
- the LOC142035433 gene encoding uncharacterized protein LOC142035433 isoform X1, with translation MAAVGRHLWRSVYPTPCSGRERIFVKLCIHTDCFVVSIEVLPENLKQPPVVAESVASEWSSTIGLRSPRGWTRLRMAVAPEGPKQPPAVADSMASEWTSTIGLRSPHGWTRFRMALAPEGLKQLPVGTESVASELYCPLRQLWDHLVQLDRTWQLCRAGQTLWLFHVVWIALGRWRNVKRPQGQGGGQTASTSVGTGRLGKRTVSSYELLCLMEVKIALLVRSLRRTHRLRLKELRRQYSSKVAREEANREFSSEWQPAEGSWAEGTSADCSLSC, from the exons ATGGCTGCGGTTgggaggcacctctggaggtcagtttatccaaccccctgctccggcagggAAAGGATTTTTGTCAAA CTTTGCATCCACACTGACTGCTTCGTAGTCAGCATAGAAGTCCTTCCTGAAAACCTGAAGCAGCCACCCGTTGTCGCTGAGAGCGTGGCCTCTGAATGGAGCAGCACCATTGGCCTTCGCAGCCCCCGCGGCTGGACCAGGCTCAGGATGGCCGTCGCTCCTGAGGGCCCGAAGCAACCGCCCGCTGTCGCCGACAGCATGGCCTCCGAATGGACCAGCACCATTGGCCTTCGCAGCCCCCACGGCTGGACCAGGTTCAGGATGGCCCTCGCTCCTGAGGGCCTGAAGCAACTGCCCGTTGGCACAGAGAGCGTAGCCTCTGAGCTGTACTGCCCTCTGCGCCAGCTTTGGGACCACCTTGTCCAGCTCGACAGGACCTGGCAGCTTTGCAGGGCCGGGCAAACCCTGTGGCTGTTCCACGTGGTTTGGATTGCACTTGGCCGCTGGAGAAATGTGAAGAGACCCCAGGGACAG GGAGGTGGACAGACGGCCTCAACTTCCGTGGGGACAGGCCGCCTGGGAAAGCGCACCGTCTCCAGCTACGAATTGCTCTGCCTAATGGAGGTCAAAATCGCCTTGCTGGTCAGGAGCCTGAGGCGCACCCACCGCCTCCGCCTGAAAGAGCTCCGGCGCCAGTACTCCAGCAAGGTGGCACGAGAAGAAG CTAACAGGGAATTCTCTTCAGAGTGGCAGCCAGCCGAAGGCTCGTGGGCTGAGGGCACCTCCGCTGactgcagcctctcctgctAG